Proteins encoded by one window of uncultured Draconibacterium sp.:
- a CDS encoding alpha-L-fucosidase, with translation MTKRIVWLFLLLVSVSCSTTTPPGPVMPVPSERQLAWNDMEYYAFIHFNMNTFSNMEWGFGDEDPDLFNPTELDCRQWARICKEAGMKGIILTAKHHDGFCLWPTATTEHSVKSSSWKNGEGDVVRELADACEEYGLKLGLYLSPWDRNNPEYGNEKYIEIFREQLRELMTNYGEVFEVWFDGANGGTGYYGGANEERRIDRKTYYDWENTRQIVRDLQPMACLFSDAGPDVRWIGNEEGWAPETNWSPLRRDEFYPGAPNYLELRSGHKDGTHWVPAEVNVSIRPGWYYHPYEDHKVKTLPQLIDVYYNSIGRNGSLLINFPVDTRGLIHEKDEEQILKLAEAIKSDFSNNLAACKKAEATNVRGNSKTYNAANVTDDDPDSYWATDDGVIQASLTIDLGEETTFNRFLVQEDIRLGQRIKAFSVEAYINNKWEEVDSQTTIGRKRILRLPETTASKVRFKVKDSKACPVITKIGIYHAPKVIIEPKISRTKDGIISIVAFDSGLDIYYTTDGTEPDENSIKYKEPFELLNKATVKAIVVDSNEKKTSTVSEVNFDVSKTKWKVIGKYKDAENANLIFDGDENTAFSVGESAPVDFVFDLGEKLTIAGFKYLPDQQRFDPGIIFNYKLYLSEDGKSWKEPVSEGEFSNIRNSPVWQTKNFTPGNARYIKFTALSPAEVNGKVGIAEFDIITK, from the coding sequence ATGACCAAAAGAATCGTTTGGCTGTTTTTGCTCTTAGTTAGTGTTTCGTGTAGTACTACCACTCCTCCCGGGCCGGTTATGCCTGTTCCTTCTGAAAGGCAATTGGCATGGAACGATATGGAATATTATGCATTTATTCATTTTAATATGAATACCTTCTCAAATATGGAGTGGGGCTTTGGCGACGAAGATCCCGACCTTTTTAATCCAACCGAATTGGATTGCCGTCAGTGGGCACGGATTTGTAAAGAGGCCGGAATGAAAGGAATCATTCTTACGGCCAAACACCACGATGGATTTTGTTTATGGCCGACAGCTACAACTGAGCATTCAGTAAAAAGTTCTTCTTGGAAAAATGGAGAAGGCGATGTGGTACGCGAACTGGCCGATGCGTGCGAAGAATATGGCTTGAAACTTGGACTTTATCTTTCACCATGGGATCGCAATAATCCGGAATATGGAAACGAAAAATACATTGAAATATTCAGAGAACAGTTGCGGGAGTTAATGACGAATTATGGCGAAGTTTTCGAGGTTTGGTTTGATGGAGCAAACGGAGGAACCGGTTATTATGGTGGAGCAAACGAAGAGCGCCGTATTGACAGAAAAACATATTACGATTGGGAAAATACAAGGCAAATTGTGCGCGACCTTCAACCAATGGCCTGTTTATTCAGCGATGCTGGTCCCGATGTACGTTGGATTGGAAACGAAGAAGGTTGGGCTCCTGAAACCAACTGGTCACCACTTCGTAGAGATGAATTTTATCCGGGGGCGCCAAATTACCTGGAATTGCGATCGGGACACAAGGATGGAACACATTGGGTGCCTGCAGAGGTAAATGTTTCCATTCGTCCGGGATGGTATTATCATCCGTACGAAGATCATAAAGTGAAAACATTGCCGCAGCTAATCGATGTATATTATAATAGTATTGGTAGAAATGGATCGTTGCTCATTAATTTTCCGGTTGATACACGCGGTTTGATTCATGAAAAAGATGAAGAACAGATTTTAAAATTGGCCGAAGCAATAAAATCTGACTTTTCCAACAACCTGGCTGCATGCAAAAAAGCGGAGGCCACAAATGTTCGGGGTAATTCAAAAACATATAATGCAGCTAATGTAACCGATGATGATCCGGATAGTTACTGGGCAACTGACGACGGTGTTATTCAGGCATCCCTAACAATTGATTTGGGAGAAGAAACTACATTTAATCGATTTTTGGTTCAGGAAGATATTCGTTTGGGACAACGTATTAAAGCATTTTCGGTTGAGGCATATATTAATAACAAGTGGGAAGAGGTTGATTCTCAAACAACAATCGGCAGAAAACGTATTTTGCGACTGCCCGAAACCACCGCCTCAAAAGTGAGATTTAAAGTTAAAGATTCAAAAGCGTGCCCGGTGATTACTAAAATTGGAATTTATCATGCGCCAAAAGTTATTATTGAACCAAAAATTTCAAGAACAAAAGATGGTATTATAAGTATAGTGGCTTTTGATTCTGGATTAGATATCTATTATACAACAGACGGTACTGAGCCCGATGAGAATTCAATCAAATATAAAGAGCCGTTCGAATTGTTGAATAAAGCAACCGTAAAAGCTATCGTTGTCGATTCGAATGAAAAGAAAACAAGTACGGTTTCAGAAGTTAATTTCGATGTTTCGAAAACAAAATGGAAAGTAATTGGAAAGTATAAAGACGCTGAAAACGCAAATTTGATTTTCGATGGAGATGAAAATACTGCCTTTTCAGTCGGAGAATCAGCGCCTGTTGATTTTGTTTTCGACCTGGGCGAAAAGCTGACAATCGCTGGATTTAAATACTTGCCCGATCAACAACGATTTGATCCCGGTATTATCTTTAATTATAAATTGTATTTAAGCGAAGATGGTAAAAGCTGGAAGGAGCCTGTTTCCGAAGGGGAGTTTTCCAATATTAGAAACAGTCCTGTTTGGCAGACCAAGAATTTTACACCGGGAAATGCCCGATACATTAAATTTACCGCTTTGTCACCGGCCGAAGTAAATGGCAAAGTTGGAATTGCAGAATTCGATATAATAACAAAATAA
- a CDS encoding M28 family peptidase, with amino-acid sequence MLKRLTGLYIIIVVVLAACSADKTSDDKNEVISYRDIEKHIAELASDKYKGRKPMTEEESLVVDYISGQMKEIGLEPANKGSYFQDVPILAVSSKLSPTLQFETPKGNLDLKKISEYVAFSQKVEPEMTLESSEVIFAGFGITAPEFNRNDFEGVDVKGKTIIVFVNDPGYGTNDPYFKGNTMTYYGRWTYKFEEAARQGAKACFIVHETGPAGYPWPIVRNNGETTKLFLDSEDGYRDRCSFEGWITTDAAEKLFAACGSSVQEMKQNALVPDFKPFELPVKASAKINSTFERGASKNVCGLIKGKTRPDEVVVYTAHWDHLGVGTPIDNDSIYNGATDNASAVSWMLEIARAMKNGPQPDRSVLFISVTSEESGLLGSSYYVEDPFFPMNKTVACINTDVILFLGKFNDITVTGFGQSELDSWLETEAKKQGRYIAADPNPENGMFFRSDQFPFVKAGVPAIFAKGYIDAQKYGKEQTLELISEYWENIYHKPQDEYHPERDNLEGLLDDAILLYNVGSNLANSDQWPSWSDDSEFKAVREESLSVK; translated from the coding sequence ATGTTAAAAAGATTAACAGGTTTATACATTATAATAGTTGTTGTGCTGGCAGCTTGTTCGGCAGATAAGACTTCAGATGATAAAAATGAAGTAATAAGCTATAGGGACATTGAGAAACACATTGCGGAGCTGGCTTCTGATAAATACAAGGGCAGAAAACCAATGACCGAAGAGGAATCACTTGTTGTGGATTATATTTCGGGGCAGATGAAAGAAATTGGTTTAGAGCCTGCAAACAAAGGAAGCTATTTTCAGGATGTCCCGATTTTGGCTGTCAGCTCTAAATTATCGCCAACTTTACAATTTGAAACACCAAAAGGTAACCTCGATTTGAAAAAGATAAGCGAATATGTGGCTTTTTCGCAAAAGGTTGAGCCGGAAATGACACTTGAATCGTCGGAGGTTATATTTGCAGGCTTTGGAATTACGGCTCCAGAATTCAACCGGAATGATTTTGAAGGAGTGGATGTTAAAGGAAAAACCATTATTGTTTTTGTGAATGATCCTGGATACGGAACCAACGATCCGTATTTTAAAGGAAACACAATGACTTATTATGGTCGCTGGACGTATAAATTTGAGGAAGCTGCCCGCCAGGGTGCAAAAGCGTGTTTTATAGTTCACGAAACCGGACCTGCCGGTTATCCATGGCCGATTGTTAGAAACAATGGCGAAACCACCAAGTTGTTTCTCGATTCGGAAGACGGTTATCGCGACAGGTGTTCGTTTGAAGGATGGATAACCACCGACGCTGCAGAAAAATTGTTTGCTGCCTGTGGTTCTTCAGTGCAAGAAATGAAACAAAATGCGCTCGTCCCCGATTTTAAACCGTTTGAGTTGCCGGTTAAGGCCTCTGCAAAAATCAACAGTACTTTCGAACGTGGAGCGTCGAAAAATGTGTGCGGTCTTATAAAAGGAAAAACGCGGCCCGACGAAGTGGTGGTTTATACGGCTCACTGGGATCATCTTGGTGTAGGAACGCCAATTGATAACGATAGTATATATAATGGTGCAACTGATAATGCAAGTGCTGTTTCGTGGATGCTTGAAATTGCCCGAGCTATGAAAAACGGACCTCAACCCGATCGGTCGGTTTTGTTTATTTCCGTTACAAGCGAAGAATCCGGGTTGCTGGGCTCGTCATATTATGTCGAAGATCCATTCTTCCCGATGAATAAAACCGTGGCATGTATCAACACCGATGTCATTTTGTTTCTCGGAAAATTCAATGATATAACAGTAACCGGATTCGGGCAGTCAGAATTAGACAGCTGGCTGGAAACTGAAGCCAAAAAACAGGGCCGTTATATTGCGGCCGATCCCAATCCTGAAAATGGTATGTTTTTCCGTTCCGATCAATTTCCTTTTGTAAAAGCCGGAGTGCCGGCCATTTTTGCTAAAGGGTACATCGATGCTCAAAAGTATGGAAAGGAGCAAACGCTTGAACTAATTTCGGAATACTGGGAAAATATCTATCATAAACCACAAGACGAATATCATCCGGAAAGAGATAATTTGGAAGGCTTGCTTGACGATGCTATACTATTATATAATGTAGGATCAAATTTGGCGAATTCAGATCAATGGCCATCGTGGAGTGATGATTCTGAATTTAAAGCTGTAAGAGAGGAGTCTTTGTCAGTGAAATAA
- a CDS encoding gliding motility-associated C-terminal domain-containing protein — protein MAGEDFTITCTENIGGKVIGEDNDATASYSWSPALGLSSTTVSNPTANPSVTTTYTVTKTDLTSGCFDTDEITVTVDSAATTAVAGEDFTITCTENIGGKVIGEDNDATASYSWSPALGLSSTTVSNPTANPSVTTTYTVTKTDLTSGCFDTDEITVTVDSIVPTAKLIGNLEICSDEQTILDASSSITQELAIYMWFKDNILLADQEGDTLVVTQSGEYVVEVTDSRNGCTDSDTVIVVVNEVPSINPLEDLEICDSITLTELQELRPLPAEFWYYAETGGIDSIQATISKTQDIYIYAATGSDNMCWTEDTFTVSIEYTPEITNPGTQTACDSYTLPTIQGTNLTGNEAYYNNSRQNNGIIITGPITSSQTVWIYDSTAYGCSDEEMFTVTILDSPEDTIDVTACDQYELNDSIYTESGTYTQVIEGEGGCVGTITVNLTILESTEEVINQVVCDSYTLNDRTYTESGTYRQFTTNDAGCSHTIILNLTVREDVIELTSEASDLTVECDGFGNADALENWLNSNGITGAAEVGFGGITWTNDFEALTPGCCNTGAAIVTFTAIDDCGNTVSTTATFTIIDTTAPTFTAPEDITIYSDSECNYDVSVEVTGDVTDESDACCTDLNAEYSDIQEQGSCAGEWIITRTWTLVDECGNEAEPQVQIITILDTVAPVISCNDITVQLNENGVASITVDDINGGSTDNCGIDTMYISQEFFYCGGLGENQVTLTAIDECGNVSTCTSTVTVEEGVYECDPELYKANADYLELIYCPGGTVTGDIDLFANDEGFTRENSDFGVLTNLPEGVTITDGTLDYINEDASELIITLTYSVCHNLNTSICDTAEVTIRVLIDTDCDDIPDVNDIDDDDDGILDVDEELYALNQETLDSDGDGIVDRLDIDSDNDGIPDNIEWQQTIAEGAEAERRGGTDNNWDYYPPLGSDSNGDGWDDQYDTENEGVYYEPLDMDQDGTPDYLDIDSDGDGIEDWIEGWDAAPHDTIADTNIGSTDADGDGLFDPYDSYDTSEEWLHGQNAIGSYAPLQDMAADTANNIRDWRDIIDPPVITDPQEAEGCELIIPDGFSPNEDGYNDYFEMRFVCAEGEQTFEELYPEARIEIFNRWGNQVYEQENYGNVTRWGSTDAWWNGTSMHDMQIGNDKLPAATYFYILYFNSGGKEPVTGTIFLNN, from the coding sequence GTGGCCGGTGAAGATTTTACAATTACATGTACTGAAAATATCGGTGGAAAAGTAATTGGAGAAGACAACGATGCAACTGCTTCTTACTCCTGGAGCCCGGCTCTTGGATTAAGCAGTACTACTGTCAGCAATCCAACGGCGAATCCTTCAGTTACCACAACTTATACGGTTACAAAAACTGATTTAACAAGCGGATGCTTCGATACCGACGAAATTACTGTAACTGTAGATTCTGCAGCCACTACTGCTGTGGCCGGTGAAGATTTTACAATTACATGTACTGAAAATATCGGTGGAAAAGTAATTGGAGAAGACAACGATGCAACTGCTTCTTACTCCTGGAGCCCGGCTCTTGGATTAAGCAGTACTACTGTCAGCAATCCAACGGCAAATCCTTCAGTTACCACAACTTATACGGTTACAAAAACTGATTTAACAAGCGGATGTTTCGATACCGACGAAATTACTGTAACTGTAGATTCAATTGTTCCAACAGCTAAGCTAATTGGAAATCTTGAAATCTGCTCAGACGAACAAACAATCTTAGATGCAAGTTCTTCTATAACTCAGGAATTAGCAATATATATGTGGTTCAAAGATAACATTCTGTTAGCTGATCAGGAAGGAGACACCCTTGTAGTAACCCAATCAGGAGAATATGTTGTTGAAGTAACAGATAGCAGAAATGGATGTACTGATTCAGATACAGTAATAGTAGTAGTAAACGAAGTTCCTTCAATCAATCCTCTTGAGGATCTCGAAATATGCGACTCAATAACTCTGACTGAGCTTCAGGAGCTAAGACCTCTTCCTGCTGAATTCTGGTACTATGCAGAGACAGGAGGTATAGATTCAATTCAAGCTACAATAAGTAAAACACAGGATATTTATATTTATGCCGCTACCGGATCAGATAACATGTGCTGGACAGAAGATACTTTCACGGTAAGCATCGAATACACTCCTGAAATAACAAATCCAGGTACACAGACAGCGTGTGATAGTTATACCTTACCAACAATACAAGGTACTAACCTAACTGGAAATGAAGCATACTACAATAACAGCCGGCAAAATAACGGGATTATAATTACAGGCCCTATTACTTCAAGCCAAACTGTTTGGATTTATGATTCTACGGCATACGGATGCTCGGACGAAGAAATGTTTACTGTTACCATTCTTGATAGTCCGGAAGATACAATAGATGTAACAGCCTGCGACCAATATGAGTTGAATGATTCTATTTATACTGAAAGTGGCACTTACACACAAGTAATAGAAGGCGAAGGAGGTTGTGTTGGTACAATTACGGTAAATCTCACCATTCTTGAAAGTACTGAGGAAGTAATTAACCAGGTAGTTTGTGATTCATATACGCTGAATGACAGGACATATACAGAATCGGGAACCTATCGCCAGTTTACAACAAATGATGCAGGATGTTCTCATACAATTATTCTTAACTTAACAGTAAGAGAAGATGTGATTGAATTAACTAGTGAAGCAAGCGACTTAACAGTTGAATGCGATGGTTTTGGCAATGCAGACGCTCTTGAAAACTGGTTAAACTCAAATGGAATAACTGGAGCTGCAGAAGTTGGTTTCGGCGGCATTACCTGGACAAATGACTTTGAAGCACTAACTCCGGGGTGTTGCAACACTGGTGCTGCTATTGTAACCTTTACTGCAATTGACGATTGCGGAAACACTGTTTCAACAACAGCTACATTCACGATTATCGATACTACTGCTCCTACATTTACTGCACCAGAAGACATTACTATATACTCTGACTCTGAATGCAATTACGATGTTAGTGTTGAAGTAACAGGCGATGTAACTGACGAAAGTGACGCCTGCTGTACCGATCTGAATGCAGAATACTCTGATATACAAGAACAAGGTTCATGTGCAGGCGAGTGGATTATTACACGTACCTGGACTCTGGTTGATGAATGTGGAAATGAGGCCGAACCTCAGGTTCAGATTATCACCATACTTGACACAGTTGCTCCTGTAATCAGCTGCAACGACATTACTGTTCAGCTCAACGAAAATGGTGTGGCATCCATTACTGTTGACGACATCAATGGAGGTTCAACTGATAATTGTGGTATTGATACCATGTATATTAGCCAGGAATTCTTTTATTGTGGTGGATTGGGCGAAAATCAGGTTACCTTAACCGCAATCGACGAATGTGGAAACGTTTCAACCTGTACATCAACCGTTACTGTTGAAGAAGGTGTATACGAATGTGATCCGGAACTTTATAAAGCAAATGCCGATTATCTTGAATTGATTTACTGTCCGGGAGGAACCGTAACAGGAGACATCGATTTGTTTGCCAACGACGAAGGATTCACCCGTGAAAACTCAGACTTCGGTGTACTGACCAATTTACCTGAAGGTGTTACTATTACCGACGGAACACTGGATTATATCAATGAAGATGCCAGTGAACTGATAATCACACTTACCTACTCTGTTTGTCACAACCTGAATACTTCGATCTGTGATACTGCTGAGGTAACCATCAGAGTACTGATTGATACCGACTGTGATGATATACCTGATGTAAATGACATCGACGACGACGATGATGGTATTCTTGATGTGGATGAAGAGCTTTATGCGCTGAACCAGGAAACACTTGATTCGGACGGAGACGGAATTGTAGATCGTCTGGATATTGACTCTGATAACGACGGTATTCCTGATAATATAGAATGGCAGCAAACGATTGCTGAAGGTGCAGAGGCTGAAAGACGCGGAGGAACAGATAATAATTGGGATTACTATCCTCCTCTTGGTTCGGACTCTAACGGTGATGGTTGGGATGACCAGTACGACACAGAAAATGAAGGTGTTTATTACGAACCGCTGGATATGGATCAGGATGGTACTCCAGACTACCTGGATATTGATTCCGATGGTGATGGAATTGAAGACTGGATAGAAGGTTGGGATGCTGCACCGCACGATACAATTGCTGATACAAATATTGGATCTACTGATGCTGACGGTGATGGGCTGTTTGATCCATACGACTCATACGATACCAGCGAAGAATGGTTACACGGACAAAATGCAATTGGTTCTTACGCACCATTGCAGGATATGGCGGCTGATACTGCTAACAATATCCGCGACTGGAGAGATATTATCGATCCTCCTGTTATCACAGATCCTCAAGAAGCTGAAGGATGCGAACTTATCATCCCTGACGGATTCTCTCCGAACGAGGATGGTTACAACGATTACTTCGAAATGAGATTTGTTTGCGCTGAAGGTGAACAGACCTTCGAAGAGCTTTATCCCGAGGCAAGAATTGAGATCTTTAACCGTTGGGGTAACCAGGTATACGAACAGGAAAACTATGGTAATGTTACGCGTTGGGGAAGCACCGATGCATGGTGGAACGGAACTTCGATGCACGATATGCAGATTGGTAACGACAAACTGCCTGCGGCAACCTATTTCTACATCCTATACTTTAATAGCGGTGGTAAAGAACCGGTTACCGGAACAATATTCCTAAATAATTAA
- a CDS encoding alpha-L-fucosidase, with translation MKKLIVLIVLLATFMPGTFAQKKIWDETQEEKTARMKWWTDARFGMFIHWGLYAQAARHEWVKKNERISDEDYQKYFEIFNPDLFDPADWAKKAKAAGMKYAVITTKHHEGFNMFASEYTDYNVMNTPYGKDIIKQWVDAFRAEGLGVGFYYSLIDWHHPEYTIDRVHPQSARTKEEYDKLNKDRDMNIYREYLKNQVREILTNYGKIDILWLDYSFPGEFGKGKDDWGSVELMKMVRELQPSIIVNDRADIKDYWGGWDFTTPEQFKVDKWPEENGVRIPWETCQTFSGSWGYYRDEHTWKDNKQLLVLLIESVSKGGNLLLNVGPTARGTFDERADKALAEMGEWMKYNSRSIYKCTQAPDEFEAPDNTLLTYNPKTNRLYVHLLDYPLQNFMMRGYGDKVKYAQFLHDASEIKIGKPHGYWIEQEHAENDINLLLPVNKPNVEIPVIELFLK, from the coding sequence ATGAAGAAGCTTATTGTTTTAATAGTGTTGCTGGCAACTTTTATGCCGGGCACCTTTGCCCAAAAGAAAATTTGGGACGAAACTCAGGAGGAAAAAACCGCGCGCATGAAGTGGTGGACCGATGCCCGCTTCGGTATGTTTATCCACTGGGGATTGTATGCTCAGGCAGCTCGTCACGAATGGGTGAAGAAAAACGAGCGAATTTCGGATGAAGATTATCAGAAATACTTCGAAATTTTTAACCCCGATCTTTTTGATCCGGCGGATTGGGCAAAAAAGGCTAAAGCTGCCGGAATGAAATATGCCGTTATTACTACCAAGCATCACGAGGGGTTTAACATGTTTGCATCAGAATACACCGATTATAATGTAATGAATACGCCGTATGGCAAAGACATTATAAAACAATGGGTGGATGCTTTTCGTGCCGAAGGTTTGGGCGTTGGCTTTTATTATTCGTTAATCGACTGGCATCATCCCGAATATACCATCGATCGTGTACATCCACAAAGTGCAAGAACAAAAGAGGAGTATGATAAACTGAACAAAGATCGTGATATGAATATTTATCGCGAGTATCTGAAAAACCAGGTTCGAGAGATTCTTACCAATTATGGGAAAATCGATATTCTTTGGTTGGATTATTCGTTTCCGGGAGAATTTGGAAAGGGAAAAGACGATTGGGGATCGGTTGAATTGATGAAAATGGTTCGTGAATTACAACCCAGTATTATCGTAAACGATCGCGCCGATATAAAAGATTATTGGGGAGGTTGGGATTTTACAACACCCGAACAGTTTAAAGTCGACAAGTGGCCGGAAGAAAATGGTGTGCGTATTCCGTGGGAAACCTGCCAGACTTTTTCCGGTTCGTGGGGCTATTATCGCGACGAGCATACCTGGAAAGACAATAAACAGTTGTTGGTATTATTAATAGAGTCGGTAAGCAAAGGTGGCAATCTCTTGTTAAATGTTGGTCCAACAGCACGGGGAACTTTTGATGAGCGAGCAGATAAAGCACTCGCAGAAATGGGGGAGTGGATGAAATACAATAGCCGATCAATTTATAAATGTACGCAGGCACCCGACGAATTTGAAGCACCGGATAACACATTGTTAACATACAACCCGAAAACAAACCGATTATATGTGCACCTGTTGGATTATCCATTGCAGAATTTCATGATGCGCGGATATGGCGATAAAGTGAAATATGCACAGTTTTTGCACGATGCATCTGAGATTAAGATTGGGAAACCACATGGATATTGGATAGAACAGGAACATGCCGAAAACGATATTAACCTGCTCTTGCCGGTAAACAAACCAAATGTTGAGATCCCCGTAATCGAACTTTTTCTGAAATAG
- a CDS encoding type IX secretion system membrane protein PorP/SprF, with the protein MKAKLNIIKGLGILAIVLSAFTSNAQQDPMYTQYMFNTQTINPAYAGTWESVGFMLLGRHQWTGFDGAPETYSFSFQAPLKNERVALGLNLISDKVQYVKRFYMFADYSYLVPLSETLNLRLGLKGGFTNYSHNLALHNILDPGDPSFVGEIDSKLKPNFGVGAFLYSKRAYLGFSIPRVVNSTFDNDYDNFSVEGQLRHYFLIAGAVFDLGENVKFKPTALTKASFTSETGTPLQLDLTGNFLIKEKLWLGAMWRSGDSYGFIAQFLFAEKLRLGYAIDFSTTNLQNYNNGTHEVMISYELRFKKEKVVSPRYF; encoded by the coding sequence ATGAAAGCAAAATTAAATATTATCAAAGGTTTAGGGATTCTGGCAATTGTATTATCTGCATTTACCTCTAATGCGCAGCAGGACCCCATGTATACTCAATACATGTTCAATACACAAACCATTAACCCGGCTTATGCCGGTACATGGGAATCCGTTGGTTTTATGTTACTGGGCCGTCACCAGTGGACTGGGTTTGATGGTGCCCCCGAAACATATTCCTTCTCGTTCCAGGCTCCGCTCAAAAACGAAAGAGTGGCACTGGGATTGAACCTGATAAGCGATAAAGTGCAATACGTAAAACGGTTTTATATGTTTGCCGATTATTCCTACCTCGTACCTTTAAGTGAAACACTGAATTTACGACTGGGATTAAAAGGTGGGTTTACCAATTACTCGCACAACCTGGCTTTGCATAACATTCTCGATCCGGGAGATCCTTCGTTTGTTGGAGAAATCGATTCGAAACTAAAACCAAACTTTGGTGTGGGAGCATTCCTTTACAGCAAAAGAGCTTACCTGGGATTTTCGATACCAAGAGTGGTGAACAGTACTTTTGATAATGATTACGACAATTTTTCGGTAGAAGGACAACTGCGTCACTACTTCCTGATCGCTGGAGCGGTATTCGACCTTGGCGAGAATGTTAAATTCAAACCAACGGCTTTAACAAAAGCCTCGTTTACCTCGGAAACAGGTACTCCGCTTCAGCTCGATTTAACAGGTAACTTCCTAATTAAAGAAAAACTGTGGCTAGGTGCCATGTGGCGTTCAGGCGATTCGTATGGTTTTATTGCCCAGTTCCTGTTTGCAGAGAAACTTCGGTTGGGATACGCCATTGATTTTTCTACAACAAATTTGCAGAATTACAACAATGGTACGCACGAAGTAATGATCTCGTACGAACTTAGATTTAAGAAAG